A portion of the Halanaerobiaceae bacterium ANBcell28 genome contains these proteins:
- a CDS encoding Gfo/Idh/MocA family oxidoreductase: protein MIKVAIIGVGAIAPSHIQAYQEFEERCEIVALCDIYPEKAEAGAKKFDLDVDIYDDHKKMLDREDIDLVSVCTPPYTHAEISINFLKAGKNVICEKPMASSLEECDAMNVAATNSGKILSIIAQNRFTNPMMKLKKVLETELMGPIVHTQVDSFWWRGYSYYDLWWRGTWEKEGGGPTLNHAVHHIDIFRWMNGMPSEITAVMSNASHDNAEVEDVSVAIGKYNSGALAQITSSVIHHGEEQQLIFQGKNARVSVPWKVKASQAKENGFPEDDQELEKKLQETYEEQEDLSYEFHTGQIEDVLSAVEGKKEVLVDGNEGRETLELITAIYQSASLGGTVKLPLDENSPFYTREGVMKKAIKFFEKKNSVENFSADDITTGGNYE from the coding sequence ATGATAAAAGTTGCAATAATAGGTGTTGGCGCTATAGCTCCTTCACATATACAGGCATATCAAGAGTTTGAGGAAAGATGTGAGATCGTAGCTCTATGTGATATATACCCAGAAAAGGCAGAAGCGGGTGCCAAAAAGTTTGATTTGGATGTTGATATCTATGATGATCATAAGAAAATGTTAGACAGAGAAGATATTGATTTAGTATCAGTTTGTACACCTCCATATACACATGCAGAAATATCAATTAATTTTTTAAAGGCAGGTAAGAATGTTATCTGTGAAAAACCAATGGCTTCTTCTTTAGAAGAATGTGATGCAATGAATGTAGCAGCAACAAATAGCGGAAAAATATTATCTATTATAGCACAAAATCGTTTTACAAATCCTATGATGAAATTGAAAAAAGTCTTAGAGACGGAATTGATGGGTCCAATTGTACATACACAGGTTGACTCTTTCTGGTGGAGAGGCTATAGCTATTATGACCTTTGGTGGAGAGGAACATGGGAAAAAGAAGGGGGAGGTCCTACTCTCAATCATGCTGTTCACCATATTGATATCTTCCGTTGGATGAATGGAATGCCTTCTGAAATCACAGCAGTAATGAGTAATGCTTCTCATGATAATGCTGAAGTAGAGGATGTTTCTGTAGCAATTGGGAAATATAATAGTGGAGCATTAGCTCAGATTACTAGCTCTGTGATTCATCATGGTGAAGAACAACAGCTAATTTTCCAGGGAAAAAATGCTCGAGTATCAGTACCATGGAAGGTGAAAGCATCTCAAGCTAAAGAAAATGGTTTTCCTGAAGATGATCAGGAATTAGAAAAGAAACTTCAAGAAACTTATGAAGAACAAGAAGACTTAAGCTATGAATTCCATACTGGTCAGATTGAAGATGTTTTATCAGCAGTTGAAGGAAAGAAAGAAGTATTAGTAGATGGAAATGAAGGCAGAGAAACCCTTGAACTTATCACTGCAATATATCAATCAGCTAGTCTTGGAGGTACAGTGAAACTTCCTTTAGATGAGAACAGTCCCTTCTATACTAGAGAAGGTGTTATGAAAAAAGCAATTAAGTTTTTTGAAAAGAAAAATAGTGTAGAAAATTTTTCTGCTGATGATATTACTACAGGAGGAAACTACGAATAA
- a CDS encoding response regulator produces MLKNEGYIVTAVSNGLEAIQEYKKGIYQLIIMDVQMPIMNGLDATKKIREIEYPSRIPIMAMTAYAMEGDRERFLASGMDEYIAKPIDRCELFQKIKELLLK; encoded by the coding sequence ATTTTAAAGAATGAGGGTTATATAGTAACTGCTGTCAGCAATGGACTTGAGGCAATACAGGAATATAAAAAAGGTATTTATCAATTAATAATTATGGATGTACAGATGCCAATAATGAATGGGCTTGATGCTACTAAAAAAATTAGGGAAATAGAATATCCTTCACGGATACCTATCATGGCAATGACAGCATATGCAATGGAAGGAGATAGGGAGAGATTTTTAGCTAGTGGGATGGATGAATATATAGCAAAACCTATCGATAGGTGTGAACTATTTCAAAAGATAAAGGAGTTATTATTAAAATAA
- a CDS encoding ABC-F family ATP-binding cassette domain-containing protein, giving the protein MSILNMNKISKNYGVTEVLKDFSLFVTEGERVGLIGANGCGKTTVFKIIANMEPYSEGSISLKRGIKVGYLHQMPELTENLTLIEELKTIYQDLIDKEKRLRQLENEISEISGDSKSYHLDEIMNEYSRIQHEYEILGGYRYESKIREIAYGMGFSEDELKKKKVDNLSGGEKTRLGLVKLLLTEPELLLLDEPTNHLDLPSIQWLEDYLHEYQGTVIIISHDRYFLDQVVNRIVEIKNGKEDIYHGNYSYFLKERKLRHQQLMQAYENQQKKIKQMEESIKRLHLWGRQADNEKFFKRAKSMQKSLDKIERLDKPILDGKQMGLDLSVNNRSGNEVLHIESLSKSFGKQKVLSKLDMDIYWQDKVAMIGRNGTGKTTLIKIILENLAADSGFAKLGANVKVGYYSQEFEGFNPSDDLITALRRECYMSTEEARNALAAFLFTEDEVFKLVKDLSGGEKSRLRLLQLMNGEYNFLVLDEPTNHLDLPSREILEDTIKEYPGTILIVSHDRYFLNKVVKYIYELEDGRLVKYYGDYNYYRKKKDDILKAKELEKEKNNRNQKSFQSDYHRLKEEKKRERKRENRLQDLETEIEEHERQIKEVESAMIDPANFDDIDLLNQLKVDYEKLQAELDDLYVEWEEIM; this is encoded by the coding sequence ATGTCTATTTTAAATATGAATAAAATTTCAAAAAACTATGGAGTGACAGAAGTTCTTAAAGATTTTTCTCTTTTTGTTACAGAGGGAGAACGGGTAGGATTGATTGGTGCTAATGGTTGTGGAAAAACTACTGTCTTTAAAATAATAGCCAATATGGAACCATATTCAGAAGGTAGTATTTCTCTTAAAAGAGGTATTAAGGTGGGTTATCTCCACCAGATGCCTGAGTTAACTGAAAATTTAACATTAATTGAGGAGCTAAAGACTATATATCAAGATCTAATTGATAAAGAGAAAAGATTACGTCAATTAGAAAATGAAATTTCTGAAATAAGTGGTGATAGTAAATCATATCATCTGGATGAGATTATGAATGAATATAGTAGAATACAACATGAATATGAAATCCTTGGTGGTTATCGTTATGAGAGTAAAATAAGAGAAATTGCATATGGAATGGGTTTTTCTGAAGATGAATTGAAGAAGAAAAAAGTAGATAATCTTAGTGGTGGTGAAAAAACCAGACTAGGTCTGGTAAAATTACTTTTAACTGAGCCGGAGTTACTTTTATTAGATGAGCCTACTAACCATCTGGATTTACCATCAATCCAGTGGTTGGAGGATTATTTACATGAATATCAGGGAACTGTTATTATTATCTCTCATGATAGATACTTTCTTGATCAGGTTGTTAATAGAATAGTTGAGATAAAAAATGGAAAAGAAGATATATACCACGGTAATTATTCATATTTTCTTAAGGAACGTAAGTTAAGGCATCAACAATTGATGCAGGCTTATGAAAACCAACAAAAGAAAATTAAACAAATGGAAGAGTCAATAAAACGCTTGCATCTATGGGGAAGACAGGCTGATAATGAGAAGTTTTTTAAAAGAGCAAAAAGTATGCAGAAATCCCTTGATAAGATTGAAAGGTTGGATAAACCTATACTTGATGGAAAGCAAATGGGCTTGGATTTATCAGTAAATAATCGTAGTGGTAATGAAGTACTTCATATTGAAAGCTTAAGTAAGTCATTTGGCAAACAAAAAGTTCTTAGTAAGCTTGATATGGATATCTATTGGCAGGATAAAGTAGCAATGATTGGACGTAATGGTACTGGTAAGACTACATTGATTAAAATTATACTGGAGAATCTGGCTGCTGATAGTGGTTTTGCAAAGCTTGGAGCAAATGTAAAAGTAGGTTATTATAGTCAGGAATTTGAAGGTTTTAATCCTAGTGATGATTTAATAACCGCTCTTAGACGTGAATGTTATATGAGTACTGAAGAAGCTCGAAATGCACTGGCAGCTTTTCTATTCACAGAAGATGAGGTTTTTAAACTAGTAAAGGATCTCAGTGGTGGAGAAAAGAGTCGGCTTCGTTTATTACAATTAATGAATGGTGAATATAATTTTCTAGTTCTTGATGAGCCAACTAATCATCTTGATTTGCCTTCAAGAGAAATTTTAGAGGATACAATAAAAGAATATCCAGGCACGATTTTGATAGTATCTCATGATAGATATTTTTTAAATAAGGTTGTTAAATATATTTATGAATTAGAAGATGGAAGGTTAGTCAAGTATTATGGAGACTATAATTATTATCGCAAGAAAAAGGATGATATTCTTAAAGCAAAAGAGTTAGAAAAAGAGAAAAATAATCGAAATCAAAAGTCTTTTCAATCAGATTATCATCGTTTGAAAGAAGAAAAGAAAAGAGAAAGAAAAAGGGAAAACAGACTTCAAGACTTGGAAACAGAGATTGAAGAACATGAAAGACAGATAAAAGAAGTAGAATCAGCTATGATAGATCCAGCAAATTTTGACGATATTGATTTATTGAATCAATTGAAGGTAGATTATGAAAAATTACAGGCAGAACTTGATGACTTGTATGTAGAATGGGAAGAGATAATGTGA
- the yhbY gene encoding ribosome assembly RNA-binding protein YhbY, protein MLTSKRRAYLRGQANRLNPIIQIGKDGISDGVIEQVDAALDDHELIKGRILNNSMEDVRDAANQLADKTEAEVVQTIGNVFVIFRRNNEEPKYILP, encoded by the coding sequence ATGTTAACAAGCAAAAGAAGAGCGTATTTAAGGGGACAGGCTAATAGGCTGAACCCTATTATACAGATTGGTAAGGATGGAATTAGTGATGGCGTAATTGAACAAGTCGATGCAGCTCTTGATGATCATGAATTAATTAAAGGTCGTATTTTGAATAATTCTATGGAAGATGTGCGTGATGCTGCTAATCAGCTGGCTGATAAAACTGAGGCAGAAGTTGTACAGACAATCGGTAATGTTTTTGTTATCTTTAGAAGAAATAATGAAGAACCTAAATATATTCTTCCATAG
- the rplU gene encoding 50S ribosomal protein L21: protein MYAIIKTGGKQYRVEEDQIIKVEKLPVEADETVEFDQVLSVVGDSGAKFGKPLLEGAKVTGRVLEQGKNKKIIVFKYKRKKRYRKKTGHRQPYTKVLIESIEA, encoded by the coding sequence ATGTATGCTATTATAAAAACAGGTGGAAAACAATATAGAGTAGAAGAAGATCAAATTATAAAAGTAGAAAAGCTTCCAGTAGAAGCTGATGAAACTGTTGAGTTTGATCAGGTTTTATCTGTGGTTGGTGATAGTGGAGCTAAGTTTGGGAAACCTTTATTAGAAGGTGCTAAAGTAACAGGTCGTGTACTTGAGCAAGGTAAAAACAAGAAAATCATTGTTTTTAAATACAAAAGGAAAAAACGTTACCGTAAGAAAACCGGTCATCGTCAACCATATACAAAAGTTCTTATTGAGAGTATTGAAGCATAA
- a CDS encoding BadF/BadG/BcrA/BcrD ATPase family protein, translating into MRLFLGVDGGGTSTVSYLSNEKGQILGIGKSGPSNYHVVTREGAMEAVYNSIIKAYKMANINPEQGSIEMACFGLAGIDTKKDYQIIYPLLKGKINMLKDFILVNDAFLALAAGNEAADGVALIAGTGSIAVGINKEGARKRVGGWGHIFDDRGSGYNIAVNALHAIFREYDGRGEKTLLSKLFCEHLGVENQEGIIEKVYVEKMSRTDIAKLAKLVFRASNEGDMVAVNILWQAGLDLAELVYKLIIELDINDKKLILPLFGGVFKSKSKILYKIIKSELQYKLGIAKKVEKVELTRPNLQAPAGALLLAFDTTGNKGKAEFLNNLKRGINYVEKSIS; encoded by the coding sequence ATGAGATTATTTTTAGGAGTTGATGGTGGTGGAACAAGTACAGTATCATACTTATCTAATGAAAAGGGTCAAATCCTGGGTATTGGTAAAAGCGGACCTTCAAATTATCACGTAGTAACTAGAGAAGGAGCTATGGAAGCGGTGTATAATTCTATAATAAAGGCATATAAAATGGCAAATATTAATCCAGAGCAAGGAAGTATTGAAATGGCCTGTTTTGGTCTGGCTGGTATTGATACTAAAAAAGATTATCAGATAATCTATCCCTTATTAAAGGGAAAAATCAATATGCTTAAAGATTTTATTCTAGTAAATGACGCTTTTTTAGCTCTGGCTGCTGGAAATGAAGCTGCTGATGGTGTTGCATTGATTGCTGGTACTGGTTCGATTGCTGTTGGTATTAATAAAGAAGGTGCCAGGAAAAGAGTAGGGGGTTGGGGGCATATCTTTGATGATCGAGGAAGTGGCTACAATATAGCAGTTAACGCATTACATGCTATTTTTCGAGAATATGATGGTCGTGGTGAAAAAACTTTATTGAGTAAATTGTTTTGTGAGCATCTTGGAGTTGAAAACCAAGAAGGTATTATTGAAAAAGTATATGTGGAAAAAATGAGTAGAACAGATATTGCTAAATTAGCCAAATTAGTGTTTCGAGCCAGTAACGAAGGTGATATGGTAGCAGTAAATATTCTCTGGCAGGCAGGTCTTGATCTGGCAGAATTAGTCTATAAGCTTATAATAGAACTAGATATAAATGATAAAAAACTTATTCTTCCACTATTTGGTGGTGTTTTTAAAAGCAAAAGTAAAATTTTATACAAAATTATTAAAAGTGAGTTGCAATATAAATTGGGTATTGCAAAAAAGGTTGAAAAAGTAGAATTGACTAGGCCAAATCTACAGGCTCCTGCAGGTGCTTTACTCCTGGCTTTTGATACAACTGGTAATAAGGGGAAAGCTGAATTTCTTAATAATTTAAAAAGGGGGATTAATTATGTTGAAAAGAGTATTAGCTGA
- the rpmA gene encoding 50S ribosomal protein L27 produces MSKKKGVGSSRNGRDSESKRLGVKRFDGQFVSAGSILVRQRGTKFHPGLNVGRGSDDTLFAKIDGIVAFERKGKSSRQISVYTDEQYDAIAN; encoded by the coding sequence ATGTCCAAGAAAAAAGGTGTAGGTAGTTCCAGGAATGGTCGCGATAGTGAGTCAAAGCGACTGGGAGTAAAAAGATTTGATGGTCAGTTTGTTTCTGCAGGTAGTATTCTGGTAAGGCAGAGAGGAACAAAATTTCATCCAGGTTTAAATGTTGGTAGAGGTTCAGATGACACCCTCTTTGCAAAAATAGACGGTATTGTTGCTTTTGAAAGAAAGGGTAAATCTTCCCGCCAGATTAGTGTTTATACTGATGAACAATATGATGCTATAGCTAACTAG
- a CDS encoding sugar-binding domain-containing protein: protein MLKRVLADGWFIQSSEKVSVFGEKISTEKYNTDEWYPVTVPGTVVAGLVENNIYLDPYYNKNISSIPGYKHGKDSLFSNHYKPDDSPFRQSWWYRNRFQVSKDWQGKKVYLEFKGINYAANIWLNGKRIAGQGEVQGTYRLYKFDISDNLYFFQDNVLAVEVFSPDVDDLAITFIDWCPVPPDDSMGIWQDVCLHLSEDIYMDNTYLRSEICDDHQTAELTVVTELYNDTLDEKKVKLIGEIDNFEFEKEVVMEPKMKKVVEISVDDCPELKIENPRLWWPYQMGSPEMYNLKLKVFQDDILSDQQEVSFGIREINSYLNEKGSRVFVVNGEEIQLRGAAWAPDLMLRQSEIQDQIDINYLKNMNFNTVRLEGKLATDNFWDLCDKEGIIVIAGWPCCNHWERWFKWKAEDLRVAVESMTSQVKRLRSHPSLIAWFYGSDFPPPYEVEREYLQVMKDCCPDIPAVSSAADKPAKLTGEPGVKMSGPYSYIPPQYWYDESMPGVAGKFNTETGPDMCLPQFDSLKRFLEPEELEVGSDAWKLHAGLADFTDTRVLERVIEGRFGKDLNIEEYLKAAQLIGYQSWRAMYEAHFRNWPDATGVIGWMLNSSWPSLIWQLYDYYNLPNGAFFGSKKACEPLHLQFAYDDNAVYLANQTFKDLDDLKVRAVLYNKDLDIKFSRGMDIESIGKYNSKYLFEIPAESFAEELSFLFLYLEDGDGLISKNVYFFPAGNDIYEEDRDEDWFYRPVKEFGSLRELREIPEAELNFEYNFSRKANHMEIYLELENKSRIISCFNQIKIYNQNNEVVAPVYWSDNYISLLPGEKEVIKGIIKEKEVKSIDGLQVMVERF, encoded by the coding sequence ATGTTGAAAAGAGTATTAGCTGATGGGTGGTTTATACAGTCTTCAGAGAAAGTAAGTGTTTTTGGGGAGAAGATTTCTACTGAAAAATATAATACTGATGAATGGTATCCTGTAACTGTTCCTGGTACAGTTGTAGCAGGGCTTGTGGAAAATAATATTTATCTAGATCCCTATTATAACAAGAATATTAGCAGTATTCCAGGATATAAACATGGTAAGGATAGTCTCTTTTCTAACCATTATAAACCTGATGATAGTCCATTTCGCCAATCCTGGTGGTATCGTAACAGATTTCAGGTTAGCAAAGATTGGCAGGGAAAGAAGGTCTATCTGGAATTTAAGGGTATTAATTATGCAGCTAATATCTGGCTAAATGGTAAGAGGATAGCCGGTCAAGGTGAAGTTCAGGGAACATATAGATTGTATAAATTTGATATTAGTGACAATTTATATTTTTTTCAAGACAATGTTTTGGCTGTAGAAGTATTTTCTCCCGATGTAGATGATTTAGCTATTACCTTTATAGATTGGTGTCCGGTACCACCTGATGATTCTATGGGAATTTGGCAAGACGTTTGTTTGCATCTTTCTGAAGATATATATATGGATAATACTTATCTAAGGTCTGAAATATGTGACGATCATCAAACTGCAGAACTAACGGTGGTAACAGAATTATATAATGATACTCTAGATGAGAAAAAGGTAAAGCTTATTGGCGAAATTGATAATTTTGAATTTGAAAAAGAAGTCGTTATGGAGCCAAAAATGAAAAAAGTTGTGGAGATAAGTGTTGATGATTGTCCTGAATTAAAAATAGAGAACCCCAGACTCTGGTGGCCTTATCAGATGGGTAGTCCTGAAATGTATAATTTAAAACTTAAAGTTTTTCAGGATGATATTCTATCAGATCAGCAAGAAGTTTCTTTTGGTATTCGGGAAATAAATTCATACTTAAATGAAAAAGGATCAAGGGTATTTGTAGTTAATGGAGAGGAAATACAATTGAGAGGGGCCGCCTGGGCACCTGATCTTATGTTAAGGCAATCAGAAATACAGGATCAAATTGATATTAACTACCTCAAAAATATGAATTTCAATACTGTACGACTTGAAGGTAAACTAGCTACAGATAATTTTTGGGATCTTTGTGATAAAGAAGGGATAATAGTAATTGCTGGCTGGCCTTGTTGTAATCATTGGGAAAGGTGGTTTAAGTGGAAAGCTGAGGATTTGAGAGTTGCTGTAGAATCAATGACTTCACAAGTGAAGAGACTTCGCTCTCACCCTTCACTCATAGCATGGTTTTATGGTAGTGATTTTCCGCCTCCATATGAAGTAGAAAGAGAATACCTCCAGGTAATGAAAGATTGTTGCCCTGATATACCAGCAGTTTCCAGTGCTGCAGATAAGCCAGCTAAGTTGACTGGTGAACCTGGAGTGAAAATGTCTGGGCCTTATAGTTATATACCACCTCAATACTGGTATGATGAGAGTATGCCAGGAGTAGCTGGAAAGTTCAATACTGAAACAGGTCCAGATATGTGCCTGCCCCAATTTGATAGCTTGAAGCGTTTTCTTGAACCAGAAGAACTTGAAGTAGGTAGTGATGCTTGGAAGCTTCATGCCGGGCTGGCTGATTTTACAGATACTAGAGTACTTGAAAGAGTAATTGAAGGCAGGTTTGGTAAAGATCTAAACATAGAAGAATATCTTAAAGCTGCTCAACTTATAGGATATCAATCATGGAGGGCTATGTACGAGGCTCATTTTCGCAATTGGCCTGATGCTACTGGTGTAATTGGCTGGATGCTTAATAGCTCCTGGCCATCATTAATCTGGCAGCTATATGATTATTATAATCTACCTAATGGAGCGTTTTTTGGAAGTAAGAAAGCATGTGAACCCTTGCATTTACAGTTTGCCTATGATGACAATGCTGTATATTTAGCTAATCAGACTTTTAAAGATCTTGATGATTTAAAAGTTAGGGCAGTCCTTTATAATAAAGATCTTGATATAAAGTTTTCCAGAGGAATGGATATTGAAAGCATTGGGAAGTATAACTCTAAATATCTTTTTGAAATACCAGCAGAATCTTTTGCTGAGGAACTTAGTTTTCTCTTCCTTTATTTAGAGGATGGAGATGGTTTAATAAGCAAAAATGTTTATTTCTTTCCTGCAGGGAATGATATATATGAAGAGGATAGAGATGAAGATTGGTTTTATCGACCAGTCAAAGAATTTGGCAGTTTGAGAGAACTACGAGAGATTCCTGAAGCAGAACTAAATTTCGAATATAATTTTAGCAGAAAAGCTAATCATATGGAAATATACCTGGAACTTGAAAATAAGTCTCGAATTATCTCCTGTTTTAATCAAATTAAGATATATAATCAAAATAATGAAGTGGTGGCACCAGTATATTGGAGTGATAATTATATTTCACTTCTCCCTGGAGAAAAGGAAGTTATAAAGGGAATAATCAAAGAAAAGGAAGTAAAATCTATAGATGGCTTACAAGTGATGGTAGAGCGATTTTAG
- the obgE gene encoding GTPase ObgE: MFLDEVEFKVKGGDGGNGVVSFRREKYVDMGGPDGGDGGDGGDVILKVDEGINTLSDFRYQKYHEAERGTHGSGKKQHGRGGEDLVLRVPPGTMVYDADTEDFLADLTEADQEFVVAKGGSGGKGNARFKKATRKAPRFSEQGEAGELKKLRLELKMLADVGLLGFPNVGKSTLISMVSEAKPKIASYHFTTLTPNLGVVSIGDYKSFVMADIPGLIEGAHQGVGLGDEFLRHVERTRLLVHVLDVSGSEGRDPINDFEKINQELKKYNERLANRTQVVALNKIDIAEEEDIKTIREELENRGYEVYPISAVTKQGVKKLTYRVGELLEEIPPEEDIMEEEKIVIRPDFVDEKEFEVKRLDGDLYEITGNLVEENVQKTDFNNEDSVKRMLRVLKHHGLYKVMEESGIKQGDTVQIGPMAFEYME; encoded by the coding sequence ATGTTTTTAGATGAAGTTGAGTTTAAAGTAAAAGGTGGAGATGGCGGTAATGGTGTCGTTAGTTTTCGCCGTGAAAAATATGTTGATATGGGTGGACCTGATGGTGGAGACGGTGGCGATGGTGGTGATGTAATCCTCAAAGTTGATGAAGGGATAAACACACTTTCTGATTTTCGCTACCAGAAATATCATGAAGCAGAAAGAGGTACTCATGGCTCTGGTAAGAAACAACACGGCCGTGGGGGTGAGGACCTGGTTTTAAGGGTACCACCAGGAACTATGGTTTATGATGCAGATACAGAAGATTTCTTGGCTGATTTGACTGAAGCAGATCAAGAATTTGTTGTTGCTAAAGGTGGTTCTGGTGGAAAGGGAAATGCTCGTTTTAAGAAAGCTACCAGAAAAGCGCCACGTTTTTCTGAACAAGGTGAAGCAGGAGAGTTGAAAAAGCTTAGATTGGAACTGAAAATGCTGGCTGATGTCGGATTATTGGGTTTTCCTAATGTAGGTAAATCAACCTTGATTTCCATGGTTTCTGAGGCTAAACCCAAAATTGCATCTTATCATTTCACAACACTTACCCCTAATTTAGGTGTTGTATCCATAGGAGATTATAAGTCTTTTGTAATGGCTGATATACCAGGATTGATTGAAGGTGCACATCAGGGAGTAGGTCTCGGGGATGAATTTTTGCGTCATGTGGAAAGAACCAGGCTTCTAGTACATGTGCTTGATGTATCTGGTAGTGAAGGTAGAGACCCTATAAATGATTTTGAGAAAATAAATCAGGAGTTAAAAAAATATAATGAAAGATTAGCAAATAGAACTCAGGTAGTAGCTTTAAACAAAATTGATATCGCAGAGGAAGAAGATATTAAGACTATAAGAGAAGAACTGGAAAATAGGGGTTATGAAGTTTACCCTATTTCTGCAGTAACAAAGCAAGGTGTAAAAAAACTTACTTATCGAGTTGGTGAATTATTAGAAGAGATTCCTCCTGAAGAAGATATTATGGAGGAAGAAAAGATAGTAATTAGACCAGATTTTGTAGATGAAAAAGAATTTGAAGTTAAGAGACTTGACGGTGACCTTTATGAAATTACAGGGAATTTAGTTGAGGAGAATGTACAAAAAACAGATTTTAATAATGAGGACTCTGTTAAAAGAATGCTTAGGGTCTTAAAACACCACGGTTTATATAAAGTGATGGAAGAATCAGGAATCAAACAGGGAGATACAGTGCAGATTGGTCCAATGGCTTTTGAATATATGGAGTAA
- a CDS encoding Gfo/Idh/MocA family oxidoreductase, with product MDKSDGMNYAPKGEVNEVVGKGEFPFAAIGLDHGHIYGMANGLIEAGADLVAVYDPDPEKVEAFRKTFPQAKAVSSADEILKDENIKLVASASIPVDRPSCGMKALDHGKHFFADKPAFTKLEQVEAAKKKVAETGLRWGVYYSERLHVESAVFAGQLVEEGAIGRVIQVIGTGPHRARAENRPDWFFDPEKYGGILCDIGSHQIEQFLHYSGAKDAEVLHSKVANYNFKEYPDFQDFGDATLVADNGATFYFRVDWFTPDGLGTWGDGRVTILGTEGYIEVRKYIDIARDERGDHLYLVNNKGEKHFQLSGKVGYPFFGEFILDCLNGTENAMTQEHTFKAASLCIEAQDKAIFVEKAE from the coding sequence ATGGATAAAAGTGATGGAATGAATTATGCTCCAAAAGGTGAAGTAAATGAAGTTGTAGGTAAAGGTGAATTCCCATTTGCAGCTATTGGCTTAGATCATGGTCATATCTATGGTATGGCAAATGGTTTAATAGAAGCAGGTGCTGATTTGGTGGCAGTTTATGATCCTGATCCTGAGAAAGTAGAAGCATTTCGTAAAACATTTCCACAGGCTAAAGCTGTTTCTTCAGCAGATGAGATTTTAAAAGATGAGAATATCAAACTCGTTGCCAGTGCAAGTATTCCTGTTGATAGACCATCCTGTGGAATGAAAGCCTTAGATCATGGTAAACATTTCTTTGCTGACAAACCAGCATTTACAAAACTAGAACAGGTAGAAGCTGCGAAGAAAAAAGTAGCAGAGACTGGTTTAAGATGGGGTGTTTACTATAGTGAAAGACTACATGTGGAAAGTGCAGTCTTTGCCGGTCAATTAGTAGAAGAAGGAGCAATTGGTAGAGTTATACAAGTAATTGGTACAGGGCCGCATCGTGCACGTGCAGAAAATAGACCTGATTGGTTCTTTGATCCAGAAAAATATGGTGGAATCTTATGTGATATAGGTAGTCATCAAATTGAACAATTTTTACACTATTCAGGAGCTAAAGATGCAGAGGTTCTACATAGTAAGGTTGCTAATTATAATTTTAAAGAATATCCTGATTTCCAGGATTTTGGTGATGCAACACTAGTAGCGGATAATGGGGCCACTTTCTATTTCCGGGTTGATTGGTTTACTCCAGATGGCTTAGGAACCTGGGGTGATGGACGTGTTACCATCCTGGGAACTGAAGGGTATATAGAGGTAAGGAAATATATTGACATAGCTCGTGATGAAAGAGGAGATCATTTATATCTTGTCAATAATAAAGGAGAAAAGCATTTTCAATTATCAGGCAAGGTAGGGTATCCTTTCTTTGGAGAGTTTATTCTTGATTGCTTAAATGGAACTGAAAATGCAATGACTCAGGAACATACATTTAAGGCAGCCAGTCTTTGTATTGAAGCACAGGATAAAGCTATCTTTGTGGAAAAGGCTGAGTGA